The nucleotide sequence aagaaacttcagagataagaaaACGCGAAACACGGGCAAGACAATCTGTCTTCGTATTTGACGCATGTGGGATCAAAGAGATGGAGACTAGTGGAGAGGAatccagcgagttaaactcatcgagcaggttggagaaggacggccaATCTTTAGGAGaatgcaccatagtgagtaactcagcataATCAGTCTTGAAATGTTGACAAGCTATTCCTGCAGCACAtatccgctccatggcccacaacaacgcttctaactccgaatgtaGGGGGAGGGGCTCCGTTTTAGACACTTgccccccaacaacaaggttcgctcctcaccaacgcaacaccaccagccttCCTGAATGCATATTGGTTGTTTTCTAAGAACCATCAATATGACAaccaggtgaagaaacctggacatccgAATACGAAGATGGAGCTAACATGACCGCCATAAAAGAAGGTgcctcttcccaggctaacttatcgcccaaagcctgagcaattatatcactcgcctcgatctctaaatcttataaaacctttttatataTGGCCTTctagattgcccataaaattcatggtaattgaagaagttgatcaggatcaccatATTGAGAGGCACCcctacagaaaacaaaatctaagtTCGAATACAcggactcatatggaaaaccttcTAATGAGACCGAAGTaggagataaatcccaaacttcacacgaacGAGGGCATTCAAaaaaaacgtgattaatagtctcaaccgcatAGTCACaacttttacaccaaatatcacattggacactTCGGTGTATCTATTAACTTTTATAGATAGATTTTACTTAcgaaaaatatttactttatattatttgttaaattttcttttattttaaaaactttaaacccgcgcATCGGACGGGTTCTAATCTAGTTTTCTATAAAGTGTCTtctcaaaagaaatttcaattgaTAAAAAGAGTGATCGATTTTTTTTCCCACAAGAAGTCAAACTAACCAATACAAATGAGTGGTCGAcaaaattacttaattattgggggttttctttatcttttcaaCACTTTTTGGAATGTTCCCTTCTCATTCAGATTTATAAATACTAGTCTTCAATcaagtaaagaaagaaagaaaaagagatggaaATTAATACATTTCCTTCAAACTCTACCTATTTGCTCATAgtgcttttgcttctttgtacCTCTCTTTGCCGTACAGAATCTTCTATTCCTTCTGATCACCATGAACCACTCTCGATCACAGGTTAGTGTTTTAGCAATTATATACCACGTATAACATAAGGTTGTCCAAGTGTTAATTGATGGAACAAATCATGAAATATAGGGAGGAGAATGATGAGTGCCATAGGAACACCATCATCAACAAGTCCGCACGCTCCAGGCGGAGGCGGGAATGGTATGTCCCTTTTCTTTCGAATTCTTTCGAAAAAAGCTTAAGAttgaaatataaaagagattgatGAGTTTATTCTCGGTTATCATCTTTTTCAAATGGTATTAATCTATTAGTATTACTTAGGGTGTTTTAAATATACCTTTTAACTCCTATATAGTTAACCTAGATCTTAGTGAAAACGTATAAGAAAGTTTTCTCAAATTATGGTAGGAATTTTCTCAAATTATAaagtttggtgttttttttttggattcaacaaatattatttttttaattcttagacatgcattttaaatttgaatttaaggactagttggaaaataaaaactataatcattacaattttattaatagtataataaattattttaatgttttttactatttttttttaattagcttcttttattttaaagcttttttaaATTAGCTTTAACaagttttttattcaatttgtaGGGAGAAGAAGACTGATGAGTGGAACGGGTGTACAAGGATCAACAAGTGGACATGGTGGTGGTCACATTCACAAGATTATCTCGCTTTCACCTATTAAGtctttaactatatatgtatgtgtgtgtgtgtttaatttcatattttctgCTTATAAAGTGTTTGATTAGtgcaatatatagttttaataaatGATCAGATTATTTAATAAAGTTTGAACAGTGTATTATGTCTTCCACTATTTTCCgaaaaatcattttcttaaaaGTCATTCTACTGATTTTGGCATAGTGGATGCAAGAATACTAAAACATTCCTAGTAAAATTCAGTGGTCAGATATAATGTACACGACATTTTATGTTAACACATACGTAAACAGTAAACTTGACAAATGACAATATTGAAACTTGGTCATGGACTCATGGTCAGCGTTCAACTGAATATGTACTCACCTTGCCATTTGTACGTATATATTCATCGTATGAGTTTAAGAAATTGTGGTTTAGAGTTAAGTGTACGCACACACGGAAGTAGGGTTAAACATAgtttgtttaaagtttagttttatGCATGGGGTGATCACATACATAGTCGAAGTTAAGGTTTAATAAcagatttataacatttttaaaaaattgctaaaatgatCTATGTGAATATTATATGTTATGGCAGGTTTTTTCTTAGGCTATgacagttttttatttgtttccaaaaatcttgtgtttgataacagatttattagatgtaaaatgtaaatatagtgacaacatatttgttttaagCTATATTTTTctgtcatatttttattttttataaatcatattatgaatcatatttttaaactcatatatttaaagcatattttaaacattttaattttcctaaatcatatttataaaattaacatcatatttttatatattatattatatttttcataaatcttattttaatactttttatatacattattttttagttataatttcatacattatattttaaataaaacttatttaaactatatatcttaaacttcatatttttaaatcatatctttatacataatatttttataaacaattttttgaatattagttttatacattatattttaaatcatactttatttttaaaaattatattaaaacaataaacatcatattttttaatcattatatttttcatcaatcatatttttgaatcaaaatattaaatgctatattgtattttcgttttaaaaaaaaataaagaaaaaatacaattaatgtTCTGGGTTTTTAGtctatttttaaatcattttataattttcatttatcatatttttaaatcaaaatattaaattttatattgtattttcgttttaaaaataaaaataaaataaaaaataaaataaaaaacaaaaaaacaaatattctgggtttttaatctattttaaatcattttatatttttcatttattaagtcaaaatattaaattgtattttcttttttttttaagaaaattttctagatttttagTCTTTTCACCTAAAAATTGTGTCATTGGGTAGGTTGGGgtgttaatctagcaattaattgccAAATTTGTGTCCAACTGGTATATTTTCACTAAAAACAAGAGAATTTGTTACTAATGCCCTTTCTTTgatacccctttttaataatactCCCTTTGAtgatcatttttaattatacccttccattattttttaaagacatttttgcccttgttttataattataccTTCCTTCGCCGTCgaccttcttcgtcttcgtcttcgtcttcgtcttcgtctcttcttctccggagACATCTCTCCTTCTCCGGTCGGATCTCTCCTCCGCCGTTATCATTGTTTCTCccatcgtcttcgtcttcgtctcttcttctcccatcgTATTGAGCAATTGAATTTTTAGGTCTTATAAAGCAAATCTCTCCTCCGCcgttataaattgaaattttttaggTCTTTTTCTCCCATCGTGTAAGCttgtttctgtatttttgttttgatttcaatttcaattttgtgttagctattagattgttgtttcgatttcaaatttgatgtcagaatttttttaggtCTTAACACTTGCTCTTTTAGATCTGTTCGTGATAATAATGTCCTTTATTAGATCTTTGGACATCTACTGttattctttgatatagttgttcggatctctcttcttttaatgta is from Camelina sativa cultivar DH55 chromosome 20, Cs, whole genome shotgun sequence and encodes:
- the LOC104771630 gene encoding uncharacterized protein LOC104771630, which produces MEINTFPSNSTYLLIVLLLLCTSLCRTESSIPSDHHEPLSITGRRMMSAIGTPSSTSPHAPGGGGNGRRRLMSGTGVQGSTSGHGGGHIHKIISLSPIKSLTIYVCVCVFNFIFSAYKVFD